One genomic segment of Chitinophaga sancti includes these proteins:
- a CDS encoding FGGY-family carbohydrate kinase, translating into MNCIAILDIGKTNKKLFLINEQYHIVYERGVSFPETKDEDGDNCEDIQLLTQWVKDSLKELTTQPAFHVKAMNFSTYGASFVYLNENGEVIAPLYNYLKSYPTPLQNTLHNKYGGQLQICSETASPALGSLNSGLQLYRIKEQQPALYNQIRYALHLPQYVSYLISGKYMTDITSIGCHTMLWDFNHQQYHHWVNQEGISDKLPPIFPANAVTSCKVNADAPAGDASNPPTDCVVGAGLHDSSAALIPYLESFQEPFVLISTGTWCITLNPFNDQPLTPDELEQDCLCYLTYQGRPVKAARLFAGSEHEQQVRRLSEYYQTPVNYYQQIAFDPAIFAHLQATAVKEAPLSGKDLLQASRFAHRSLSDFTSYEIAYHQLIMDLMEQQQHSTALVTTGTAVRRIFVDGGFGKNPVYMHMLAAAFPQMEVFAASVAQATAIGAALAIHRHWNTQPLPGDLVEMRHYAVNREFAYR; encoded by the coding sequence ATGAATTGCATCGCTATCTTAGACATCGGTAAGACCAACAAAAAGTTGTTCCTTATCAATGAACAATACCACATCGTCTATGAAAGAGGCGTGAGCTTCCCTGAAACCAAAGACGAAGATGGTGACAACTGTGAAGACATTCAATTACTCACCCAATGGGTGAAAGATAGTCTGAAAGAACTCACCACCCAACCAGCTTTCCACGTCAAAGCCATGAACTTCAGTACATACGGCGCCAGCTTCGTTTACCTCAATGAGAACGGCGAAGTCATTGCTCCTTTGTACAACTACCTCAAATCGTATCCCACACCATTACAAAATACTTTGCACAACAAATACGGTGGCCAGCTGCAGATCTGTAGCGAAACGGCTTCGCCTGCACTCGGTAGCCTGAATTCCGGCTTACAATTGTACCGTATCAAAGAACAACAACCAGCATTGTACAACCAGATCCGTTATGCCTTACACCTTCCACAATATGTAAGCTACCTGATCTCTGGCAAGTACATGACTGATATTACAAGCATCGGCTGTCATACCATGCTATGGGATTTCAATCACCAGCAATATCATCACTGGGTAAATCAGGAAGGAATTAGCGACAAACTACCCCCAATCTTTCCGGCAAACGCAGTTACCAGTTGCAAAGTAAATGCAGACGCCCCTGCCGGCGATGCCTCAAACCCACCCACAGATTGCGTAGTCGGTGCCGGTCTGCACGACAGTTCCGCTGCGCTTATTCCCTACCTGGAAAGCTTCCAGGAACCCTTTGTCCTCATCAGTACAGGTACCTGGTGCATCACCCTGAACCCATTCAACGACCAGCCACTCACACCTGATGAACTTGAACAGGACTGCCTCTGCTACCTTACTTACCAGGGACGCCCTGTAAAGGCTGCCCGCCTCTTTGCCGGTAGTGAGCATGAGCAACAAGTTCGCAGGCTGTCAGAATATTATCAAACACCGGTAAATTACTACCAGCAAATCGCCTTTGACCCCGCTATATTTGCCCATTTGCAGGCAACAGCGGTAAAGGAAGCACCGCTCTCTGGAAAAGACCTGTTACAGGCCTCCCGGTTTGCTCATAGATCATTGTCAGATTTCACGAGTTACGAAATTGCTTATCACCAGCTTATTATGGACCTGATGGAACAGCAGCAGCACTCTACTGCGCTTGTGACTACCGGTACAGCGGTGCGACGTATTTTTGTGGATGGTGGTTTTGGTAAAAACCCGGTGTACATGCACATGCTGGCAGCAGCATTTCCTCAGATGGAGGTATTTGCAGCTTCTGTCGCACAGGCAACGGCCATCGGGGCAGCGCTGGCTATTCACCGGCACTGGAATACCCAGCCACTACCCGGCGATCTGGTTGAAATGAGGCATTATGCAGTGAACAGGGAATTCGCGTACAGGTAG
- a CDS encoding (Fe-S)-binding protein — protein sequence MKVGLFIPCYIDQFYPQVGIATLSLLEKLGCEVVYPQGQTCCGQPMANSGFEHLTGGCNELFVNNFADFDYIVSPSGSCTLHIKDHLHVHDKEDAATHIRQHIYELSEFLTDVLKVKNLTARFPHKVGIHQSCHGQRGLHLAQMTELVAAPYSKPQQLLQMVDGLELIELDRKDECCGFGGTFCVFEEAVSVKMGKDRVADHEKHGAEYITGNDVSCLMHLEGILKRQQSKVKVLHIAEILNAAF from the coding sequence ATGAAAGTAGGACTCTTTATACCTTGCTATATTGACCAGTTCTATCCGCAGGTGGGCATCGCCACTTTATCCCTGCTGGAAAAACTTGGTTGCGAGGTAGTATATCCGCAGGGGCAAACCTGTTGCGGACAACCCATGGCAAACTCTGGTTTTGAACACCTCACCGGTGGTTGTAATGAACTATTTGTCAACAACTTTGCAGACTTCGATTACATCGTATCGCCATCAGGCAGTTGTACGCTACATATCAAAGACCATCTGCATGTGCATGACAAAGAAGATGCTGCGACCCATATTCGTCAGCACATCTATGAATTGTCTGAATTCCTGACGGACGTACTCAAAGTCAAAAATCTCACCGCCCGCTTCCCTCATAAAGTTGGTATTCACCAGAGTTGTCACGGACAGCGTGGCCTGCACCTCGCACAGATGACGGAGCTGGTAGCAGCCCCTTATTCCAAACCACAGCAACTTCTGCAAATGGTGGATGGCCTGGAGCTGATAGAACTGGACCGTAAGGATGAGTGCTGCGGTTTCGGAGGTACCTTCTGCGTATTCGAAGAAGCGGTTTCTGTGAAAATGGGTAAAGACCGTGTGGCTGATCATGAAAAGCATGGTGCCGAATATATAACAGGTAATGATGTCAGCTGTCTCATGCACCTGGAAGGTATTCTCAAAAGACAGCAGAGCAAGGTGAAAGTACTGCACATCGCAGAGATCCTGAATGCTGCTTTTTAA
- a CDS encoding lactate utilization protein B, whose protein sequence is MEPTTAHKEHAELAETFNKDEARVDWHDETLWWVRQKRDKMAWSLPEWEDLRETASRIKFNVLGNLHDYLVEFEKNAQLNGAIVHWAADAKEHNEIVLKLLQEQGVQRMVKSKSMLTEECHLNPFLAEHGIEVIDTDLGERIVQLAKEPPSHIVLPCIHKKKEEIGDLFHIHLGTPAGNADPKFLTAAARLHLRKEFIQSRAAITGVNFAVAETGEMVVCTNEGNADMGAHLADVHIACMGIEKIIPQRKHLGVFLRLLARSATGQPITTYSSHFRKPRAGQKLHIVLVDNGRSRQLGREEFRNSLKCIRCGACMNTCPVYRRSGGHSYHNAVAGPIGAILAPNLDMKENADLPFASTLCGSCSNVCPVKINIHEQLYKWRQVIVQEGYATTSKKAGMQMMNMVLSRPTVFKTAGGVGRWVMRHFPGVVNNGLNPWYKQRDMPEAPKQSFADWYKKNKTL, encoded by the coding sequence ATGGAACCAACAACTGCACATAAAGAACACGCTGAACTGGCGGAAACTTTCAATAAAGACGAAGCGAGAGTAGACTGGCATGATGAGACCCTGTGGTGGGTGCGTCAAAAGAGAGATAAAATGGCGTGGTCCCTCCCTGAATGGGAAGACCTGCGTGAAACCGCCTCCCGGATCAAATTCAATGTACTCGGCAATCTCCATGATTACCTGGTAGAATTTGAAAAGAATGCGCAACTGAACGGTGCTATTGTACACTGGGCGGCCGATGCTAAAGAACACAATGAAATTGTACTAAAACTCTTACAGGAACAGGGCGTGCAGCGAATGGTAAAAAGTAAATCCATGCTTACGGAAGAGTGTCACCTGAACCCATTCCTGGCAGAACATGGCATCGAAGTGATCGATACGGACCTGGGCGAGCGCATTGTGCAGCTGGCGAAGGAACCACCCAGTCACATCGTACTGCCTTGTATCCATAAAAAGAAAGAAGAGATCGGAGATCTGTTCCATATTCACTTAGGTACCCCTGCGGGAAATGCGGATCCTAAGTTTCTCACCGCGGCGGCCAGGCTACACCTCAGAAAGGAATTTATTCAGTCCCGGGCGGCGATCACGGGCGTGAACTTTGCTGTAGCCGAAACCGGGGAAATGGTAGTGTGTACCAACGAAGGGAATGCCGATATGGGCGCTCACCTCGCAGATGTACATATTGCCTGTATGGGGATTGAGAAAATCATCCCGCAGCGTAAACACCTCGGGGTATTTCTGCGTTTGCTGGCGCGTAGTGCTACCGGGCAGCCGATTACAACTTATAGTAGTCATTTCCGGAAACCCAGAGCAGGACAAAAACTACATATCGTACTGGTAGATAATGGACGTAGCCGCCAGCTGGGTAGGGAGGAATTCCGTAACTCACTGAAATGTATCCGTTGTGGGGCATGTATGAACACCTGTCCGGTATATCGCCGCAGCGGTGGTCATAGTTATCACAACGCGGTAGCGGGGCCAATCGGGGCGATCCTGGCACCTAACCTGGATATGAAAGAGAATGCTGATCTGCCATTTGCATCTACGCTCTGTGGCTCCTGTTCAAATGTATGTCCGGTAAAGATCAATATTCACGAACAGCTATATAAATGGAGACAGGTAATTGTGCAGGAAGGATACGCGACGACTTCCAAAAAAGCAGGCATGCAGATGATGAATATGGTGCTATCTAGACCGACCGTGTTTAAGACGGCTGGTGGGGTAGGACGCTGGGTAATGCGGCATTTCCCTGGCGTGGTGAATAATGGGCTGAACCCATGGTATAAACAAAGAGATATGCCGGAAGCACCGAAACAGTCATTCGCTGATTGGTATAAAAAGAACAAAACGCTTTAG
- a CDS encoding XAC2610-related protein codes for MKATPLILLLLACGSAYAQHSISIKIDGFSNKYYGLVQVRDTADVFKAGTVKVFDKATKKELMHTTSDELTFDLHEGQVKANIMEAPYGEQSLIIYEDFNFDGVKDFALMDGQNSCYHGPSFQIWLAQGAGFKHSDAFTRLAQEYCGMFVVNQKDKVLETMTKSGCCWHQFSRFKVENGQLKTLSVEESSLSNTEPFFEEVSQQTWVNGKEEQTLKQYISEADTLFSFTLAKNGKQVVLFQAAQGEFLFYALCQKDGSIEFSYPEVIYDEKTQENVGGAMTLSNGKLAFKNDDAAYEIYDEGNGKIGVRVVSDGKNYVFEGVADSVKGDLDHLKALDKKNLNKTL; via the coding sequence ATGAAAGCAACTCCTCTTATTCTTCTACTTTTGGCATGCGGCAGCGCTTATGCGCAGCATTCTATCTCCATTAAAATTGATGGTTTCTCGAACAAATACTACGGACTGGTACAGGTGCGCGATACGGCAGACGTGTTCAAGGCCGGTACAGTAAAGGTATTTGACAAAGCAACGAAGAAAGAGCTGATGCACACAACGTCGGATGAACTCACCTTTGATTTGCATGAAGGTCAGGTGAAGGCCAATATCATGGAAGCTCCTTATGGGGAGCAAAGCCTGATCATTTATGAGGATTTCAATTTTGACGGGGTGAAGGATTTTGCCCTGATGGATGGACAAAATAGTTGTTACCACGGGCCTTCTTTCCAGATCTGGCTGGCGCAGGGAGCGGGTTTTAAGCACAGTGACGCTTTTACCAGGCTGGCGCAGGAGTATTGTGGGATGTTTGTTGTCAACCAGAAAGATAAAGTGCTGGAGACTATGACGAAGAGTGGTTGCTGCTGGCACCAGTTTTCCCGGTTTAAGGTGGAGAATGGACAGCTGAAGACACTGAGTGTGGAAGAATCCAGTTTAAGTAATACAGAACCTTTCTTCGAAGAAGTATCTCAGCAGACCTGGGTGAATGGGAAGGAGGAACAAACTTTGAAACAATATATCTCAGAAGCAGATACCCTGTTCTCATTTACACTTGCAAAGAACGGGAAACAGGTTGTACTGTTTCAGGCAGCGCAGGGCGAGTTCCTGTTTTATGCCCTGTGTCAGAAAGATGGCAGTATAGAATTTTCCTATCCGGAGGTTATATACGACGAAAAGACGCAGGAGAATGTAGGAGGTGCCATGACCCTTAGTAATGGGAAATTAGCCTTTAAAAACGATGATGCCGCCTATGAAATATACGACGAGGGGAATGGGAAGATTGGAGTGAGGGTGGTAAGCGATGGAAAGAATTATGTGTTTGAAGGGGTTGCGGACAGTGTGAAAGGAGATCTGGATCATTTAAAAGCCCTGGACAAAAAGAATTTAAACAAAACGCTTTAG
- a CDS encoding SusD/RagB family nutrient-binding outer membrane lipoprotein has product MRKRFLYIAAFAAMFVSGCTKKFDSINTDPNATSSSSLDPNYLLSYSEWYYSNTGYNQLLFESMWVQVLSSTYGYYSNGDKYVASTNQVSYQDNPWNADYQAASYAYEMTSLAKEKDKMNLYYIGIIMKNMILQRVTDSYGNVPYSQALQAKTGITEPVYDSQDSIYYNMLAQVDSATANLDASADAITSDLFYGGDIAKWKKLGYSLMLKMAMRLTKIDLTTARTYAEKAYSGGVFTSIDDNAFVQADNTNGYTNSTASSLLVADDFREVKWSKSFIDYLRANDDPRLSIIGEIPEAGLTANNNQALAGNMDSSVQLGMPNGYDLNGGTTDISNAPGYPGATGSGSDAAPLGNYSRPTVAIFRDKSGPNFILTYAETELLLAEAAVRGWSVGSAASVHYANGVAAAMQSLATFSSSEATISAATAQSYTTAHPLDVSSTTASLKQINEQYWITDGTLFNHIEAWINWRRSGYPELTPVVYSNNFTNGTIPRRIPYQSSEKTANATNYNAAVALLSSGDNYTSRMWWDVAQ; this is encoded by the coding sequence ATGAGAAAGCGTTTCCTCTATATAGCAGCCTTCGCTGCAATGTTTGTCAGCGGTTGTACCAAAAAATTCGATTCCATCAATACTGATCCGAATGCGACCAGTTCATCTTCCCTGGATCCGAATTATCTGCTCTCCTATTCTGAGTGGTATTATTCCAATACAGGTTATAACCAGTTGTTGTTTGAGAGCATGTGGGTACAGGTATTGTCTTCTACTTATGGTTATTATAGTAATGGTGACAAGTATGTGGCTTCCACGAATCAGGTCTCTTATCAGGACAATCCATGGAATGCTGACTACCAGGCAGCCAGCTATGCTTATGAGATGACGAGCCTTGCAAAAGAAAAGGACAAAATGAACCTTTATTATATCGGTATCATTATGAAAAATATGATCCTGCAACGCGTAACGGATTCCTACGGCAATGTACCTTACTCCCAGGCACTGCAGGCGAAAACAGGTATTACAGAGCCGGTGTATGATTCACAGGATTCTATTTACTACAACATGCTCGCACAGGTAGACAGTGCTACTGCGAACCTGGATGCTTCTGCTGATGCGATCACGTCTGATCTGTTTTATGGAGGTGATATTGCAAAGTGGAAAAAACTCGGTTATTCTCTCATGCTGAAAATGGCTATGCGTTTGACTAAAATAGACCTGACTACTGCCAGGACCTATGCAGAGAAAGCCTATTCCGGCGGTGTATTTACCAGCATTGACGACAATGCATTTGTTCAGGCAGATAATACAAATGGCTATACGAATAGTACCGCCAGTTCTCTGCTGGTAGCAGATGATTTCAGGGAAGTGAAATGGAGCAAGTCATTCATTGATTACCTCCGTGCAAATGATGACCCGCGTTTATCTATCATTGGTGAGATCCCGGAAGCAGGGCTCACTGCCAATAATAATCAGGCACTCGCAGGTAATATGGATTCAAGTGTGCAACTGGGTATGCCTAATGGATACGATCTGAATGGCGGCACTACTGATATCAGTAACGCGCCCGGCTATCCCGGTGCGACAGGTAGTGGCAGCGATGCGGCGCCATTAGGTAATTATTCCAGGCCTACCGTAGCTATCTTCAGAGATAAAAGTGGTCCTAACTTTATACTGACTTATGCAGAGACAGAACTGTTACTGGCAGAAGCAGCTGTGAGAGGATGGAGTGTAGGTAGCGCGGCTTCCGTACATTATGCTAATGGTGTGGCAGCAGCCATGCAGTCACTCGCTACTTTCAGTTCTTCTGAAGCAACTATTTCTGCAGCTACTGCACAGTCATATACAACGGCGCATCCATTGGATGTGTCTTCTACCACAGCTTCACTTAAACAGATTAACGAGCAGTACTGGATCACAGATGGTACGCTTTTCAATCATATTGAAGCATGGATCAACTGGCGCAGATCAGGATATCCGGAGCTGACACCAGTGGTATATAGTAACAACTTTACCAACGGAACCATTCCAAGAAGGATTCCTTATCAATCCAGTGAGAAAACAGCGAATGCTACAAACTATAATGCAGCCGTGGCTTTGCTGAGCAGTGGAGATAATTACACCTCACGCATGTGGTGGGATGTGGCGCAATAA
- a CDS encoding SusC/RagA family TonB-linked outer membrane protein, translating to MMRKLSLLLMVLLLCQTVFAQTRQLSGTVKDAKTGETLIAVTIKVKGKNNATFSKPDGSYTLLIPAGAVALEVSLVGYGTKTIQVAPNQSTIDLLLDQSSTQLGEVMVTALGIAKESKKLGYAVSKVGGDLMTEARETNVGNSLTGRVAGLNVSSTSGGPGGSVRILLRGMASFSASSPLFVINGVPMDNTQRGSANEWGGADNGDGLSNINPDDIESMSVLKGASAAALYGSRAANGVILITTKTGKKNTLQVEYNTNFAADKAIDFTDFQYEYGQGQNGARPTTTTAAQNSTRLSWGEKMDGAQTIQFDGNSYAYAAVKDNLENFYRTGSTFTNTLSASGGGENGTFRLSLSDMNNKGILSNNTLYRKTIGLNVDQKVSEKLKVTVAANYIDEQSNNKPYLSDGPLNPNNGLFLAGNIKESILAPGYDASANGKEMAWTDDVYVTNPYFVLNQSRNKLTRSRLISALTARYDFTDWIYAQARVGYDFISDGTRQITPWGTLYDWSSNNGTTVSGDYSLKNETRKEMNTDALVGIKHKITSEFEFNLSLGAALRKYKDEIVGVTGDNFIIPYLYNYTNVVTYGRTYDLTNKEAHSAYYNLDLSYKNFLTLTTTGRYDTYSTLPANNRNIFVPSVSGSFIFSELVKVPKMSYGKFRASWANASGEPTDAYITQTYYTQQNSINDNITANFSSALPNTNLKPYTLKEVEAGLEVKFFDNRLGMDLAYFHRKTHNEIISGNLSTASGYSTQYIGTGSTQNKGVEILLTGTPIQHDDFSWNVSVNATNIKNKIIDIYGSNSTSSTLSLGTYRPQNAATAIVKGMAGPQIMAYDYLYDNNGNIVVNSSGIPERGSYKPSGSVLPSWFGGINNDFHYKHFNLSFLVDGKFGNKVLSATSYYSMYRGLNKNTLEGRDEGVTAKGVYEDGTTNTSQTEAQTYYQNLAVNVSRLHVLDGSFIKLRQVTLGYSLDAKMLNRTPFSSINVSLVARNLLVLMKHTDNIDPEAGFSSTINYAGIEGTSLPSTRSYGINVNFKFKK from the coding sequence ATGATGAGGAAGCTATCACTTCTTTTGATGGTACTGCTGCTTTGTCAGACAGTATTTGCACAAACCCGACAGTTATCCGGCACTGTCAAAGATGCTAAAACCGGAGAGACCCTTATCGCTGTTACAATCAAAGTAAAAGGTAAGAACAACGCTACCTTTTCAAAACCCGATGGCTCTTATACTTTGCTAATACCCGCCGGCGCAGTGGCACTGGAAGTATCACTCGTAGGGTATGGTACCAAAACCATACAGGTAGCGCCCAATCAATCTACGATAGACCTTTTGCTGGATCAGTCCTCCACCCAACTTGGCGAAGTAATGGTGACCGCACTGGGCATTGCGAAGGAATCGAAGAAGTTAGGATACGCCGTTTCTAAAGTAGGCGGCGACCTGATGACAGAGGCGCGTGAAACCAACGTCGGCAACTCCCTCACCGGTCGTGTAGCTGGTCTGAATGTAAGCAGCACCAGCGGCGGTCCCGGTGGTTCGGTAAGGATACTGTTGCGTGGTATGGCAAGCTTCTCTGCTTCCAGTCCGCTCTTCGTGATCAATGGTGTACCCATGGATAATACACAACGTGGTAGTGCCAACGAGTGGGGTGGTGCCGATAACGGAGATGGTTTATCCAACATCAACCCTGATGACATCGAAAGCATGAGCGTACTGAAAGGTGCTTCTGCGGCTGCATTGTACGGTTCCCGTGCCGCAAATGGTGTCATCCTCATCACTACCAAAACGGGTAAGAAGAACACCCTGCAGGTAGAATACAATACTAACTTCGCTGCTGATAAAGCTATTGACTTTACTGACTTCCAATATGAATATGGTCAGGGGCAGAACGGTGCAAGACCTACCACCACGACTGCTGCACAAAACAGTACCCGCCTCAGCTGGGGTGAAAAAATGGACGGCGCACAGACCATACAGTTCGATGGCAATTCCTACGCATACGCTGCCGTAAAGGACAACCTTGAAAACTTTTACCGCACCGGTTCCACTTTTACCAATACCTTGTCTGCTTCAGGTGGGGGTGAGAATGGTACTTTCCGTTTATCCCTGTCCGATATGAACAATAAAGGAATTTTATCCAATAATACCCTATATCGGAAAACCATCGGCCTGAATGTAGACCAGAAGGTATCTGAAAAGCTGAAGGTGACAGTAGCAGCTAACTATATCGACGAACAGTCCAATAATAAACCTTACCTGAGCGATGGGCCACTGAACCCAAACAACGGTCTGTTCCTGGCTGGTAATATCAAAGAATCTATACTGGCACCCGGTTATGATGCCTCTGCAAATGGGAAGGAAATGGCATGGACAGATGACGTATATGTTACCAACCCTTACTTCGTACTTAACCAGAGCAGGAATAAACTTACCCGCTCCCGCCTGATCTCTGCCCTGACTGCCCGCTATGACTTTACCGACTGGATCTATGCACAGGCAAGGGTGGGTTATGACTTTATCAGCGACGGTACCAGACAGATCACTCCATGGGGTACCTTGTACGACTGGTCTTCTAATAATGGTACCACTGTGAGCGGTGACTATTCCCTGAAAAATGAAACCCGCAAGGAAATGAACACCGATGCGTTGGTAGGTATCAAACACAAGATCACGAGCGAATTCGAATTCAATCTTTCTCTCGGTGCGGCCCTGAGAAAGTACAAAGATGAAATCGTAGGCGTGACGGGCGATAACTTTATCATTCCTTACCTGTATAACTACACGAATGTGGTGACTTATGGCAGGACTTATGACCTGACCAATAAAGAAGCACACTCTGCTTATTATAACCTGGACCTCTCTTACAAAAACTTCCTGACATTGACGACTACAGGTCGTTATGACACCTATTCTACCCTGCCGGCTAACAACAGGAACATATTCGTTCCTTCTGTGTCTGGTAGCTTTATTTTCTCTGAACTGGTGAAGGTGCCAAAAATGAGTTATGGTAAGTTCCGTGCTTCATGGGCCAACGCAAGTGGTGAGCCGACTGATGCCTACATCACCCAGACTTATTATACACAACAAAACAGTATAAACGATAACATTACGGCCAACTTCAGCAGTGCTTTGCCAAATACTAATCTGAAACCTTACACTTTGAAAGAGGTGGAAGCTGGTCTGGAAGTGAAATTCTTTGATAACAGGTTAGGTATGGACCTGGCGTATTTTCATCGTAAAACCCATAATGAAATCATCAGTGGCAACCTGTCTACCGCCTCCGGTTATTCTACACAGTACATTGGTACAGGTTCTACACAGAACAAGGGTGTGGAAATATTGCTGACAGGTACACCTATCCAACATGATGATTTTAGCTGGAACGTATCTGTGAATGCCACAAATATCAAGAATAAGATCATCGACATTTATGGTTCCAACAGTACCAGCAGTACACTAAGCCTTGGCACCTATCGTCCGCAAAACGCTGCCACTGCAATCGTGAAAGGCATGGCCGGTCCACAGATCATGGCGTACGATTACCTGTATGATAATAATGGTAACATCGTTGTGAACTCATCAGGTATTCCTGAAAGAGGTTCTTACAAACCATCCGGTAGTGTGCTGCCTTCATGGTTCGGTGGTATCAATAACGATTTCCACTATAAGCACTTTAATCTGTCCTTTCTTGTAGATGGTAAATTTGGTAATAAAGTTTTGTCTGCTACCAGCTACTACTCCATGTACCGTGGCCTGAACAAGAACACACTGGAAGGTCGTGATGAAGGAGTAACGGCGAAAGGTGTGTACGAAGATGGTACTACCAATACCAGTCAGACGGAAGCACAGACCTATTACCAGAACCTGGCAGTAAACGTATCGCGCCTGCATGTCCTGGACGGTAGCTTCATTAAGCTGCGGCAGGTAACATTAGGTTATAGCCTGGATGCGAAGATGCTGAACCGTACACCCTTCTCTTCTATCAATGTATCATTAGTAGCCCGTAACCTGCTGGTGTTGATGAAACACACTGACAACATAGATCCTGAAGCCGGCTTTTCATCCACCATCAATTACGCTGGTATCGAAGGAACGAGTTTGCCAAGCACAAGGTCCTACGGTATTAATGTAAACTTCAAATTCAAAAAATAA
- a CDS encoding 2-hydroxyacid dehydrogenase encodes MKTAFYSTHKFERDFLLQAAGDQHELVLLEPTLSLATAPLAAGCEAVCIFVNDDGSAPVLEKLAALGVKYIALRSAGFNHVDIQVAHALGMRIARVPEYSPYAVAEHTVALILALNRKLVRAHNRIRDLNFSLDGLTGFDLHGKTVGIIGMGKIGKIVGQIMRGFGCKIIAFDRYPDPSCEATYLSIDELCRQADIISLHAPLTPETEYIINKQSIAKMKKGVMLINTSRGRLINTLDVTEGLKSGQIGYLGLDVYEEERGLFFEDHSSDIVQDDVISRLITFANVLITSHQAFLTDTALKNIAATTMFNLDCFVKGEKGVNELG; translated from the coding sequence ATGAAGACCGCCTTTTACAGTACACATAAATTTGAAAGAGATTTTTTGTTACAGGCAGCCGGCGACCAGCATGAATTAGTTTTGCTGGAACCGACACTCTCATTGGCAACAGCGCCTCTGGCAGCGGGTTGTGAGGCCGTCTGTATCTTTGTAAACGACGATGGTTCAGCACCGGTGTTAGAAAAACTCGCGGCATTGGGCGTAAAGTATATTGCGCTTCGTTCCGCAGGGTTTAATCATGTAGATATACAGGTAGCACATGCATTGGGTATGCGTATAGCAAGGGTACCGGAGTACTCGCCTTACGCCGTGGCAGAACATACAGTGGCCTTAATACTGGCGCTCAATAGAAAACTTGTCAGGGCACACAACCGTATCAGGGACCTGAATTTCTCACTGGATGGGTTAACTGGTTTTGACCTGCATGGCAAGACAGTCGGCATTATCGGGATGGGAAAGATTGGTAAGATCGTGGGGCAGATCATGCGGGGCTTTGGATGTAAGATCATTGCTTTTGACAGATACCCGGATCCCTCATGTGAAGCTACTTATCTGAGTATAGATGAGTTGTGCCGGCAGGCAGATATCATTTCGCTGCATGCACCGCTGACACCTGAAACGGAGTATATCATCAATAAACAAAGCATTGCCAAAATGAAGAAAGGGGTAATGCTGATCAATACCAGCCGTGGTAGACTGATCAATACACTGGATGTGACGGAGGGATTGAAGTCAGGACAGATAGGTTATCTGGGACTGGATGTATATGAAGAAGAGAGGGGATTGTTTTTCGAAGATCATTCCAGTGATATCGTACAGGACGATGTGATCTCCCGACTGATCACGTTTGCCAATGTACTGATCACGAGCCATCAGGCATTCCTTACCGACACCGCATTAAAGAATATAGCAGCAACGACGATGTTCAACTTAGATTGTTTTGTGAAAGGAGAGAAAGGAGTGAATGAATTAGGGTAA